ATTGGGATTCAGCTTCTTCATGAGTGACTCGCGATCGATACCCCAGGCCATCCAATCCCGCAGTACGGCCAGTGACTGGGCAGCGAAGGCCTCGTTAAGTTCTATCACATCAAGATCATTAATCGTTAAACCGGCTCTTTCCAAAGCGATTCGGGTGCACTCTACCGGACCAATGCCCATGATCGTCGGATCGCAGCCGCTGGAGGCAATCGAAAGGATGCGGGCCATCGGCTTCATCTCCAGAGCTTTTGCCTTTTCTGCTGCCATGACCAGCACCACCGCCGCTCCGTCATTTCGCCCCGAAGAGTTCCCCGCGGTCACGCTGCCGCCTTTTTTGAAAGCCGGCCCAAGGGCAGCCAGTTTTTCCATGGTAGTCGCCCGCGGATGTTCATCCGTATCAAAAACTACAGTCCCCTGGGGTGTTTGCACCTCGACCGGCAGAATTTGGTCTTTGAATCTGCCCTCCTGGATCGCCCGTAAGGCTCTAACCTGGCTCTCAAGGCCAAACTCATCCTGCTCCTCCCGCGGGATCTGATACCGCTCCGCCAGGTTCTCCGCGGTGATCCCCATCGGCTGGTTACCGTAGATGTACTCCGGGATCGCGCCTGGCCCGCCTTGGGTCAGCGAGTCATCGATCAGGTGATCACCGTTCCCGAGACCGTTTCGGGCATTGCGGATGTAATAAACCGATTGGCTCATGTTTTCCGTCCCGCCGGCAATAACCACATCCGCTTCCTCACAGCGGATCATCTGGCTGGCATCCATTATCGCCTGCAAACCGGAACCACACTGTCGATGGACGGTGTAAGCCGGGACATTCTCCGGAAGCCCGGCCATTAACGCAACGACGCGGGCGGTATTGGCGGGGTCAGAACTTTGTTTTACGTGACCGAGAATGACATGATCTATTTCATGTTTATTAACCTGGGCACGTTTAAGTAGCTCTACAACGACCTGACGAGCCAGTTCTTTGTCAGGTATATCCTTGAGTGAACCCCCGATCCGGCCAATCGGTGTCCGTACCGCATGTGTTATCACTACCTCTCTCACAAAAACATCCTCCCTTCTGAATATTAGTCGAATTATTCAATTTTCGCCGTCCGTCGCCAGATCCCGAGTTTTTGCGCCTCTTTGATCAGATCATCACGGAAATCGGGATGGGCAATGGAGATGATCAGTTCGGCCCGCTGCCATTCGGATTTACCCTTCAAAATGACCTTGCCGTATTCCGTCACCAGGTAGTGCACGACTGGCCGCGGTGTAGTAACCACTGCGCCGGGGGTTAATGTGGGAACGATCCGCGATGCCCGACCGCCTTTTTTCGTGTATGTAGAGTGCATGCACAGGAATGATTTACCTCCCCGCGAGAAAAACGAGCCAAAAGCAAACTCTAATTGACCACCAGAACCCGAGATCATCCGCGTTCCTTTACTTTCCGAACAGACTTGTCCTGTAAGATCGACCTCGAGTCCGTTGTTGATGGAGATGGCGTTATCGTTAGCCATAACATACTGGGGATAGTTGGTGTAGCGAACTGGACAGCAGGCCAGTGCTGGGTTGTTGTCAATCCACTCCCAAAACTTCTTC
The Bacillota bacterium genome window above contains:
- a CDS encoding thiolase family protein → MREVVITHAVRTPIGRIGGSLKDIPDKELARQVVVELLKRAQVNKHEIDHVILGHVKQSSDPANTARVVALMAGLPENVPAYTVHRQCGSGLQAIMDASQMIRCEEADVVIAGGTENMSQSVYYIRNARNGLGNGDHLIDDSLTQGGPGAIPEYIYGNQPMGITAENLAERYQIPREEQDEFGLESQVRALRAIQEGRFKDQILPVEVQTPQGTVVFDTDEHPRATTMEKLAALGPAFKKGGSVTAGNSSGRNDGAAVVLVMAAEKAKALEMKPMARILSIASSGCDPTIMGIGPVECTRIALERAGLTINDLDVIELNEAFAAQSLAVLRDWMAWGIDRESLMKKLNPNGGAIALGHPLGCTGAALTVKCLYELQRVPENRYGLITMCCAGGLGVAMIVEKC